The Rhodanobacter sp. LX-99 genomic interval CGCGTGGCCGCTTTCGTAAAGGATGTCGCTGCCGATGATCAGGTCGAAGCGTCCGAGCGTGACGTCGGGCACTTCCCAGCGCAGGTCGCGATAGACGATGGCCGCCAGCTGGTTCAGCGTGGCGTTGTGGCACAGGAACGATTCGGCCAGCGGGTGATGGTCGCTGGCGGTAATGTCGGCACGGCGCTGCTGCAGCACCAGGCTGGACAGGCCCAACCCGCAACCGAGTTCCAGGATGCGCTTGCCGACGATGTCATGGGTGGCCATCGCCTCGGCCAGTGCCCGCCCCGCCGGCCATACCTGACCGAACAGGCTCCACAGCGCCGACGAGATGCCGATGCGATGGGCCAACTGGTGCGGGTCGGCGAATTGCTGCAGGTCGCTCAGTGCCCGGATACGGTAGTCGTGGCCGCCAAGGCGGACCACGAGTTCGCGGGTGGAATAGCCCGGCATAAGTGCTCCCGTAGGGTATCGTCCCGGCTATCGGCAGGCGGGATGAAACGTGGATGGGGGCAGCGGCCCTCGCCACGAGGCGCTGGGAGAAGAGGATGCATGGCCAGCTTACCTGCAATGCCGGTAGGGTGTTGCCAGGCCAGTTCGATCGGGCTGGATGAACGAATCGGGCGTGGGCAAGTCCAACACAGGCATTCGATGGCAGAACGGGAGTGATCGTGAGCAGACGAGCATCGGCGGGTAGCTGGATCGGGGCGGTGGTGGTGGTGCTGGCCATCGTGGCGGCGGGCGTGTACCTGGCACGCAAGGCGATGCATCCAGGCCCATCGCCGACCACCGCACCCGTTGCGTCGGCATCGGCTCCCGCGAGCGCCGCCAGTGCACCGATCCAGCACCCGATCGAGCAGGCGCAGACTGGGCCGGCGACGGCTTCGACCAGCGCGTTGCCGGCACTGGGCGACAGCGACGCCAGCACGATCGCCGCACTCGCCGTGCTGGCCGGCGGCAACGACCTGTCCCCGCTGCTGGTGCGCCAGCAGGTCATCGCACGCATCGTGGCGACCATCGATGCGCTGCCGCGTCACGACGGGCTGGCTACGTTCACGCTGCCGGCACGCGTGCCGAAGGGTGCGTACATCGTCGATGAAGCCGATGGCGGCACGGTGGCCGGCGAGCGGAACGTTGCCCGCTACGCGCCGTACATGCAAATTGTCGATGCCATCGATCCGCAGGCGCTGGTGGCCTGGTACGTGCACGCCTATCCGCTGTTCCAGCAGGCGTATCGGCAACTGGGCTACCCGAAGGGCTATTTCAACGACCGCCTGGTCGTGGCGATCGACGACCTGCTGGCCGCGCCGGAACCGGCCCGGCCGCCGACCGTGGTGCGCTCGAAGGCGTTCTACGTCTATACCGATCCCGCGCTGGAATCGCGGTCCACCGGGCAGAAGCTGCTGTTGCGCGTGGGGCCTGCCAACGAGGCGAAGATCAAGGCCAAGTTGCGCGCGATCCGCACGCAGCTGACCGGGCAGAACCTGCATCCGGCACCGGCGGGAACGGCCGGGTAGACTCGCGCGCCCGGTTTTCGATTTGCGACGATGGCCATTCGACCCACGCCTCCCGACCAGCCTCGGCTCGACCTGCTCGGGGCGGCCGGCGCCCGGCCTGCCGAAGTGCACCGATTGTTCTTCGCGTTGCTGCCGGACGCCGCGGCGCGTGCACGGCTGGCGCAGGCGGCGCAGGCACTCAAGGCCAGTCATCCTGGCCTGCGCGCGCGCTGGGTGAACCCGGCACGCTATCACGCCACGCTGCATTTTCTGGGCGACCACGCGCTGCTGCGGCAGGACGTGGTCGACGCGGCCGTGGCTGCCGCGGGCAAGCTGCGCATGGCGCCGTTCGAATGGGTGCTGCACGAGGCGGCCAGCTTCCATGGCCGGCAACCGCCGTTCATCCTGCGCAGTTCGAGCGTGCCCGAACCGCTGCAGCAGCTGTGGCTGGACCTGCGCCATGCGCTCGTGCTGGCCGGGCAGGGCCGCCATGTCGCACGCAGCTTTACGCCTCATGTCACGGTCGCCTACAGCCATGCTGCGTTGCTGGATGTCACGCCGCTCGAACCCGTGGCATGGCGGGTCGAACGCGTTGCGCTGATCCACAGCGTGGTCGGCCAGCAGGATTATCGGGTGCTGGCGGAGTGGTCGCTGCAGACGGTGGCGTAGAGCACTCTCAGGCGTAGGGTGTGCCGTCCTTGTGCGAATAGTGATCCACGCCTGGCGCCAGGTGCAGGTCGATGTCTGAATAGTGGCAGGCGTCGTCGTCGCAGCGGGTGCCGATGTCGAGATAGACGGCCGTTTCTTTGCCGCGGTTGATCATGTGGTGGCCATCGGGCACGTTTTTCGGAAATGCCGCACCATCGCCGGCGCGCAGCAATTGCTCGCCGGCTTCGGTGAGCAGGGTCAATTCGCCGGCCAGCACGTAGACGAATTCCTCCTCGCGACTGTGCCAGTGGCGCTGGCTCGACCATGCGCCCGGCGGCAGATGCACCAGGTTGACGCCGAAATCGGTCAGGCCGCCGGCATGGCCCAGCGCCTGCCGGATGCGCCCGCTGACGGGTTCCGCGTAAGGTGCCGGGTAGTCCGAACCTGAGCGTCTTGGGACCTTGTCGACATCGACTTTTGGCATGGCTTGTTCCTCGCGGCGGAGGGAAGGCCGCTTTCGATGAATCATTGTGCACCGGCCAGACCTTGGTTGCGCTGACCCGGTCGGCGATCGGTTTTTGAACACCGGCCGGGTTACAGTGGCGGTATCGTCGCTGATGTCATGTGGAGGTCGGTGAGATGATGCGTTGGCTGTGGCTGGTCTGTGCGGCGGTTCTTTGCACGTTGCCGATGCAGGCGGCATTTGCCGTCGAACCCGTGGTTGCCGGCGGCACGGCGAGCCATGGCATGGTGGCGCAGATCACGCTGGATGGCCCGATCGGCCCGGCCGCCGCGGAGTATTTCGACGACGCCTCGAAACGCGCGGTGGCCGATGGCGCCGTGGCGATCGTGCTGCGGCTGGACACGCCCGGCGGGCTGGCCGATTCGATGCGGCAGATCATCACCAGCATGCTGTCCTGCGAGGTGCCGGTGCTGGTGTACGTTGCCCCAGGCGGTGCGCGGGCGGCTTCGGCCGGAACGTATATCCTGTATGCCGGGCAGATCGCCGCGATGGCGCCGGCAACCCACCTGGGCGCGGCGACGCCGGTGCAACTGGGTGGCGCCCGGCCGGTGCCGCTGCCCAAGGCCGGCGACCAGCCGGCGGCAGCGGGTTCGGCCGCCAAGGACGAGCCGGTCGCCGGCGACGATGCCGAGTCGCACAAGGCCATGAACGATGCGATCGCCTATATCCGCTCGCTGGCGCAGTTGCGCGGGCGCAACGCGCAGTGGGCCGAACAGGCGGTGCGCGGCGCGGCCACGCTGACCGCCAGTGAGGCCGCGCAACAGCATGTGATCGACTTCGTGGCAGCGGACGTGGCCGACCTGCTGGCCAAGGCGGACGGACGCAAGGTGCAAGTCGGCGATCGCGACGTCACGCTGCAGCTCAAGGGCGCGCCCGTGCGCGAGTATGCGCCCGGTGCGCGCACGCGCTTCCTGGCGATCGTCACCAACCCCACCATCGCTTATCTGTTGCTGCTGGCCGGCATGTTCGGCTTGCTGCTGGAAGCCATGCATCCCGGCGCCATGTTGCCGGGCGTCGCCGGTGGCATCTGCCTGCTGGTTGGCCTGTACGCGCTGCAATTGCTGCCGGTGAACTACGCCGGGCTGGCCTTGATGGCGCTGGGTGTCGGCTTGCTGGTGGCCGAGGCGGTCAATCCCAGCGTGGGTGCGTTCGGCGCCGGCGGACTGGTTTCGTTCGTGGTGGGCTCGGTGATGCTGATGAATACCGGGGTACCCGGTTATGGCGTCAATCTTGGCGTCATCGCCGGTATCGCGATGTGCGCGGCGGGCTTGCTGGCCTTGATTGTGTGGCTGGTGTTCCGTTCGCGCCGCGCCGGGCCGGTCACCGGCGATGCGGCGATGCAGATGGACACCGGCGAACTGCTGGAGCCGGTGGAAGCCGGCGGCGAGGCCTGGATGATGGTGCGCGGCGAGCGCTGGCGCGTGCGTTGCGATACCGCATTGCCGGCCGGTGCGCGGGTGCGCGTGGTGTCGCGGCAGGGGTTGCTGTTGCGGGTCGAGCCGGCATGACCCGGCGCGGCCATTTCATGAAAGGCAGGAGATGATCATGTTCGGATTCGTCGGTGTACTGGTAATTCTTGGCGTGCTGCTGCTGTTCTCCGCGGTGAAGATCCTGCCGGAGTACCAGCGCGGTGTGATCCTGACCCTGGGCCGCTACACCGGGACCAAGGGGCCCGGACTGGTGCTGCTGGTGCCGTTGGTGCAGCGGATGATCCGCGTCGACCTGCGCGTGACCGTGATGGACGTGCCGCCGCAGGACGTGATCTCGCGCGACAACGTCTCGGTGCGCGTGAATGCGGTGGTCTATTTCCGCGTGGTGGAGCCGGACAAATCCGTGCTGCAGGTGGAGAACTTCCTGCAGGCCACCAGCCAGCTCGCGCAGACGCGACTGCGCTCGGTGCTCGGCCAGCACGAGCTGGACGAGATCCTGTCGCAACGCGATTCGATCAACCACACCTTGCAGACCATCCTCGACGAGGCCACCGATCCGTGGGGCATCAAGGTCGCCAACGTGGAGATCAAGGACGTCGACCTCAACGAGACCATGGTGCGCGCGATCGCCCGCCAGGCCGAAGCCGAGCGCGAACGCCGCGCCAAGGTGATCCACGCCGACGGCGAGCTGCAGGCCGCCGAGAAGCTGCGCGACGCCGCCGCGATGCTGTCGCAGCAGCCGCAGGCCTTGCAGCTGCGCTACCTGCAGACGCTGGCCGACATGTCCAACAACGGCAAGTCCTCGACCATCGTGTTTCCGCTGCCGCTGGACCTGATCCGACCGCTGATGGAGGCGTTTCCGGCAAAGTCCGATCCGGCCTCGAACCGCTGAACTGGCGCAGCCGTTCAACGCGGGTGAATAATGCCGCCCATCTCCTGCCAAGACGAGCGATCACCATGGATGCAGCACGTTCACCCGGAAGCCTGGTCTGCGTGGGCCTGGGCATGACCCTGGGCTCGCACCTCGGTCCGCTGGCGCGCAGCCATATCGAACAGGCGGACGTGGTGTTCGCCGGGCTCTCCGACGGCATCGTCGAGCTGTGGCTGAACAAGATGCATGCGGACGTGCGCAGCCTGCAGCCGTACTACCGCGAAGGCA includes:
- a CDS encoding nodulation protein NfeD; translation: MQAAFAVEPVVAGGTASHGMVAQITLDGPIGPAAAEYFDDASKRAVADGAVAIVLRLDTPGGLADSMRQIITSMLSCEVPVLVYVAPGGARAASAGTYILYAGQIAAMAPATHLGAATPVQLGGARPVPLPKAGDQPAAAGSAAKDEPVAGDDAESHKAMNDAIAYIRSLAQLRGRNAQWAEQAVRGAATLTASEAAQQHVIDFVAADVADLLAKADGRKVQVGDRDVTLQLKGAPVREYAPGARTRFLAIVTNPTIAYLLLLAGMFGLLLEAMHPGAMLPGVAGGICLLVGLYALQLLPVNYAGLALMALGVGLLVAEAVNPSVGAFGAGGLVSFVVGSVMLMNTGVPGYGVNLGVIAGIAMCAAGLLALIVWLVFRSRRAGPVTGDAAMQMDTGELLEPVEAGGEAWMMVRGERWRVRCDTALPAGARVRVVSRQGLLLRVEPA
- the thpR gene encoding RNA 2',3'-cyclic phosphodiesterase; amino-acid sequence: MAIRPTPPDQPRLDLLGAAGARPAEVHRLFFALLPDAAARARLAQAAQALKASHPGLRARWVNPARYHATLHFLGDHALLRQDVVDAAVAAAGKLRMAPFEWVLHEAASFHGRQPPFILRSSSVPEPLQQLWLDLRHALVLAGQGRHVARSFTPHVTVAYSHAALLDVTPLEPVAWRVERVALIHSVVGQQDYRVLAEWSLQTVA
- a CDS encoding methyltransferase domain-containing protein, yielding MPGYSTRELVVRLGGHDYRIRALSDLQQFADPHQLAHRIGISSALWSLFGQVWPAGRALAEAMATHDIVGKRILELGCGLGLSSLVLQQRRADITASDHHPLAESFLCHNATLNQLAAIVYRDLRWEVPDVTLGRFDLIIGSDILYESGHADLLAAMVSRHALPDAEVLITDPGRGNSAPFTRALVGQGFAATELRSRFDATDVAPFRGRLLSYRRGAVMANGMPVRAH
- a CDS encoding slipin family protein, translated to MFGFVGVLVILGVLLLFSAVKILPEYQRGVILTLGRYTGTKGPGLVLLVPLVQRMIRVDLRVTVMDVPPQDVISRDNVSVRVNAVVYFRVVEPDKSVLQVENFLQATSQLAQTRLRSVLGQHELDEILSQRDSINHTLQTILDEATDPWGIKVANVEIKDVDLNETMVRAIARQAEAERERRAKVIHADGELQAAEKLRDAAAMLSQQPQALQLRYLQTLADMSNNGKSSTIVFPLPLDLIRPLMEAFPAKSDPASNR
- a CDS encoding DUF3014 domain-containing protein, whose protein sequence is MSRRASAGSWIGAVVVVLAIVAAGVYLARKAMHPGPSPTTAPVASASAPASAASAPIQHPIEQAQTGPATASTSALPALGDSDASTIAALAVLAGGNDLSPLLVRQQVIARIVATIDALPRHDGLATFTLPARVPKGAYIVDEADGGTVAGERNVARYAPYMQIVDAIDPQALVAWYVHAYPLFQQAYRQLGYPKGYFNDRLVVAIDDLLAAPEPARPPTVVRSKAFYVYTDPALESRSTGQKLLLRVGPANEAKIKAKLRAIRTQLTGQNLHPAPAGTAG
- a CDS encoding cupin domain-containing protein, with product MPKVDVDKVPRRSGSDYPAPYAEPVSGRIRQALGHAGGLTDFGVNLVHLPPGAWSSQRHWHSREEEFVYVLAGELTLLTEAGEQLLRAGDGAAFPKNVPDGHHMINRGKETAVYLDIGTRCDDDACHYSDIDLHLAPGVDHYSHKDGTPYA